A region from the Planktothrix sp. FACHB-1365 genome encodes:
- a CDS encoding cupin domain-containing protein: protein MGLIRQVEVRRLNAMKSGRVEFFTPQTSQETMMVRVEAGAIEQLFVHHFQTDQLLVVRGEFVIVILQNRQYFYIPLSEKIPTVITIPPGVPHSTINLSDEPCLIVNAVLRHGEPHERDYRPLKPPFPYDLVAAKQALETLDYPVTA from the coding sequence ATGGGTCTGATCCGCCAAGTTGAAGTTCGCAGACTCAACGCGATGAAGTCGGGAAGGGTTGAGTTTTTTACTCCCCAAACCAGTCAAGAAACGATGATGGTCAGAGTCGAAGCAGGTGCAATTGAACAGCTATTTGTTCATCATTTTCAAACCGATCAACTGTTAGTTGTCCGGGGTGAGTTTGTGATCGTGATTTTACAGAATCGTCAATATTTTTATATTCCTCTGAGTGAAAAGATTCCAACTGTGATTACGATTCCTCCTGGGGTTCCTCACAGTACGATTAACTTAAGTGATGAACCTTGTTTGATAGTGAATGCGGTACTGCGACATGGAGAACCCCACGAACGAGATTATCGCCCCTTAAAACCGCCCTTTCCTTATGATTTAGTCGCAGCAAAACAAGCCCTAGAAACCTTAGATTATCCCGTAACGGCGTAA
- a CDS encoding DUF167 domain-containing protein: MALLKIKVKPNSKQQALQKEVDGSLTVHLKSPPVEGKANQELIQFLAKQLGVPKSQITIKSGLSSRHKLVEVPDVNP; encoded by the coding sequence TTGGCACTCTTAAAAATTAAAGTTAAACCCAATTCTAAACAGCAAGCTCTCCAAAAAGAAGTTGATGGCAGTTTGACTGTCCATCTGAAATCTCCCCCGGTGGAGGGAAAAGCCAACCAAGAATTAATTCAATTTTTAGCAAAACAGTTGGGAGTCCCCAAATCTCAGATTACCATTAAATCGGGTTTATCCTCTCGCCATAAATTGGTAGAAGTTCCCGACGTTAACCCCTAG
- a CDS encoding Uma2 family endonuclease, with protein sequence MSIVEEQIQTPTLLNEVQFPPSDLLSQEPPLESELHLRQILLLLNSLEWLWQDRDDFYAIGNLTIYYSQRQKKSEEFRGPDFFVVLGTERKPRNSWVVWEEDGKYPNVIIEMLSKTTADTDRGEKKEIYQDVFRTPDYFWFDPKTLEFAGFHIVEGQYQPISPNENGWLWSQQLDLFLGILDHKLRFFTAGGELVLTTEEVAFKERQQRETLQQRADKLAAKLRELGIDPEQL encoded by the coding sequence ATGTCTATTGTTGAAGAACAAATCCAAACCCCAACACTTCTCAATGAAGTACAATTTCCGCCCAGTGATTTATTGAGTCAGGAGCCCCCCTTGGAAAGCGAACTCCATCTCCGCCAAATTCTACTTTTACTTAACTCGTTAGAATGGTTATGGCAAGATCGAGATGATTTTTATGCCATTGGTAACTTAACCATTTATTATAGTCAACGTCAAAAAAAATCCGAAGAATTTCGCGGGCCAGATTTTTTTGTGGTTTTGGGAACTGAACGAAAACCCCGTAATAGTTGGGTTGTTTGGGAAGAAGATGGCAAATATCCTAATGTCATCATTGAAATGTTATCCAAAACAACGGCTGATACTGATCGCGGAGAAAAAAAAGAAATCTATCAGGATGTTTTTCGTACCCCGGACTATTTTTGGTTTGATCCAAAAACTTTAGAATTTGCCGGATTTCATATTGTTGAGGGTCAATATCAACCGATTTCACCCAATGAAAACGGCTGGTTATGGAGTCAACAATTAGACCTATTTTTAGGCATTCTTGATCATAAATTACGATTTTTTACAGCAGGAGGTGAATTAGTTTTAACGACTGAAGAAGTGGCTTTTAAAGAACGACAACAACGAGAAACATTACAGCAACGGGCTGATAAGTTAGCGGCTAAACTCCGAGAATTAGGAATTGATCCTGAACAACTTTAA
- a CDS encoding Uma2 family endonuclease, with amino-acid sequence MTQFTLNLETIDLNDEQFFQLCQNNRDLRFERNANGELVIMSPAGGETSNRNAGLTAQLWIWNQQYKLGKVFDSSGGFKLPNGSDRSPDASWIPLEKWKHLTPEQQKKFLPLCPDFVIELRSASDNLKTLQNKMKEYQENGTCLGWLIDPQNKTVEIYRSNQEVEILENPSTLSGENILPQFTLNLEQIW; translated from the coding sequence ATGACTCAATTTACTTTAAATTTAGAAACAATTGATTTGAACGATGAACAATTTTTTCAACTCTGTCAGAATAACCGAGATTTAAGGTTTGAACGTAATGCGAATGGAGAGTTAGTGATTATGTCACCCGCAGGTGGAGAAACAAGTAATCGAAATGCTGGATTAACTGCACAACTTTGGATTTGGAATCAACAATATAAATTAGGAAAAGTCTTTGATTCTTCAGGCGGATTTAAACTTCCTAATGGTTCTGATCGTTCTCCTGATGCGTCATGGATACCGTTAGAAAAATGGAAGCATTTAACTCCTGAACAGCAGAAAAAGTTTTTACCTTTATGTCCTGATTTTGTCATAGAATTACGGTCTGCAAGCGATAACTTAAAAACCCTACAAAATAAAATGAAAGAATATCAAGAAAATGGAACTTGTTTAGGATGGTTAATTGATCCGCAGAACAAAACTGTAGAAATTTATCGTTCTAATCAAGAAGTAGAAATATTAGAAAATCCGTCAACCCTATCAGGAGAAAATATATTACCCCAATTCACCCTAAACCTAGAACAAATTTGGTAA
- a CDS encoding AAA family ATPase, whose protein sequence is MTDANWNTILDSIPDLASEAIVSDYFVKPLLKALGFSIEEQYPEFATGSGTVDFAARKNQGSDLFNRSKINPYLLVEVKGRAIGAGAKINLMEKTPTNQKTQNQIKQYLLSPNCKTAEWGIITNSIHIQLFRRHGKVVHPATPCWLIKKDNILDIVNRIKDLIETPLPALVVSLYNDKGGVGKTTTTINLASILRKQKKNVLVIDFDPQQRDLTDSLGLQPTKTKLSDCLINRSLNIKDAIQPFKIKTKSGEVRVFDVIPSDSGLDKFRLDDQHIKVQKGPARLKDLLDTLKGNYDYILIDAPTNWTFFSQSCVYASDVVLIPTKHTNFASLKNARKVILEFIPEIQEVRDKKGEYGPIPLPIFFNEHKATETSLKRANSEIKSIISLKQGDKLVFNPDLLPYFYPKHTKGSPDQAIFSIPEYAIVASAAFERIPAVLKHKTVNDYYLSLAQEYFLYE, encoded by the coding sequence ATGACTGATGCCAACTGGAATACAATTTTAGATAGTATACCCGATCTAGCTTCTGAAGCTATTGTTAGCGATTACTTTGTTAAGCCCTTGTTAAAGGCTCTAGGGTTTAGTATTGAGGAACAATACCCCGAATTTGCTACGGGTTCTGGGACAGTAGATTTTGCGGCTCGAAAAAATCAAGGCAGTGATCTTTTTAATCGATCAAAGATCAATCCTTATCTGTTGGTAGAAGTTAAAGGTCGAGCGATTGGTGCGGGAGCCAAAATAAATCTCATGGAGAAAACACCGACCAATCAAAAAACTCAAAACCAAATTAAACAATATTTGCTATCCCCTAACTGTAAAACTGCTGAATGGGGAATTATTACAAATTCAATCCATATTCAACTTTTTCGGCGACATGGTAAGGTTGTTCATCCTGCCACACCTTGCTGGCTAATTAAAAAAGATAATATCCTAGATATTGTTAATCGCATTAAGGATTTGATCGAGACTCCCTTACCTGCTTTAGTCGTTAGTCTCTACAATGATAAGGGAGGTGTTGGCAAAACAACAACTACAATCAACCTAGCTTCTATCTTACGGAAACAGAAAAAGAATGTTTTAGTCATTGACTTTGATCCTCAACAGCGAGACTTAACAGATTCACTGGGTTTACAACCTACAAAAACCAAGTTATCTGATTGTTTAATTAATCGATCTTTAAATATTAAAGATGCCATTCAGCCTTTTAAAATTAAAACTAAATCTGGAGAGGTTCGAGTTTTTGACGTTATCCCTTCAGATTCGGGTTTAGATAAATTTAGGCTTGATGACCAACACATCAAAGTTCAAAAAGGGCCTGCAAGGTTAAAAGATTTATTAGATACTTTAAAAGGTAATTACGATTATATTTTAATCGATGCACCGACAAACTGGACGTTTTTTAGCCAAAGTTGTGTTTATGCCTCTGATGTTGTTTTAATCCCAACTAAACACACGAATTTTGCCTCATTAAAAAATGCCAGGAAAGTCATCCTAGAATTTATTCCTGAAATTCAAGAAGTAAGAGATAAAAAAGGAGAGTATGGCCCGATTCCTTTGCCTATTTTTTTTAATGAACATAAAGCAACAGAGACTTCATTGAAACGTGCAAACAGTGAAATTAAGTCGATCATTTCCCTAAAGCAAGGTGATAAATTAGTTTTTAATCCTGATTTATTACCCTACTTTTATCCAAAACATACAAAAGGTAGTCCAGATCAAGCAATATTCAGTATTCCAGAATATGCTATTGTTGCAAGTGCCGCCTTTGAACGCATACCTGCCGTATTGAAGCATAAAACTGTAAACGATTATTATCTTTCTTTAGCACAGGAGTATTTTCTTTATGAGTGA
- a CDS encoding AAA family ATPase translates to MKLKKLEYEDKEYQWKLNPIEFSSNLNLLVGISGAGKTQILKAIKRLKMIANGISLNGVCWDVTFVTQDENLYRWRGKFETRQNNIIIKTIKTDSDEEDQYKIIEEYLAKNDKSIIERTQEKGIIFQDKLSPFKLSPFKSIIELLSEEEDIKPVQQEFDKIIETESAKYLDNEGILILSTNILKKYENCDVSEIKNDELPLPIKLALVYRYIPETFNRIKSVFIEIFEKVEDIKVEPFNQDELPLALADILKEAILIKIKEKDIEPWIRQDNISSGMFKTLMYISELYLSPDNCVILIDEFENSLGVNCIDSVTELIVEREDLQFMITSHHPYIINNISPRYWKIVTRHGGLVTVKKAEDFHISESRQKAFIDLINVLEDEEDLED, encoded by the coding sequence ATGAAGCTTAAAAAATTAGAATATGAAGATAAAGAATACCAATGGAAACTTAATCCTATTGAATTTTCATCTAATCTTAATTTGTTAGTTGGTATATCTGGTGCTGGTAAGACACAAATACTGAAGGCAATTAAGCGACTTAAAATGATTGCTAATGGAATTTCTCTAAATGGAGTTTGTTGGGATGTAACATTTGTAACTCAGGACGAGAATTTATATCGTTGGCGTGGGAAATTTGAAACTAGACAAAATAATATAATTATAAAGACTATAAAGACTGATTCTGATGAAGAGGATCAATATAAAATCATAGAGGAATATTTAGCTAAAAATGACAAATCTATAATTGAAAGAACACAAGAAAAAGGAATAATTTTTCAAGATAAATTATCTCCTTTCAAATTATCTCCTTTCAAAAGTATAATTGAACTCCTCAGTGAAGAAGAAGATATTAAGCCAGTACAACAAGAATTTGATAAAATCATAGAAACCGAATCAGCTAAGTATTTAGACAACGAAGGTATTTTAATACTTTCTACTAATATTTTGAAAAAATATGAAAATTGTGATGTGTCAGAAATTAAAAATGATGAATTGCCATTACCAATTAAATTGGCGTTAGTTTACAGATATATACCAGAAACTTTTAATAGAATTAAGTCAGTATTTATAGAAATTTTTGAGAAAGTTGAAGACATCAAAGTTGAACCATTTAATCAGGATGAACTTCCTTTAGCTTTAGCTGATATTTTAAAAGAAGCTATTCTTATAAAAATTAAGGAAAAAGATATTGAACCTTGGATTAGACAAGATAATATATCTTCAGGAATGTTCAAAACGTTAATGTATATTAGCGAATTATATTTATCTCCTGATAACTGTGTTATCCTAATTGATGAATTTGAAAATAGTTTAGGTGTTAATTGTATTGATAGTGTAACGGAGTTAATTGTAGAAAGGGAAGATTTGCAATTTATGATTACAAGTCATCATCCTTACATAATTAATAATATTAGCCCTAGATACTGGAAAATAGTTACTCGTCATGGAGGCTTAGTAACTGTTAAAAAAGCAGAAGATTTTCATATTTCTGAATCTAGGCAAAAAGCTTTTATTGATTTAATCAATGTTCTTGAAGATGAAGAAGATTTGGAGGATTAA
- a CDS encoding F0F1 ATP synthase subunit gamma: protein MSNLKAIRDRIDSVKNTKKITEAMRLVASAKVRRAQEQVLASRPFADRLAGILYGLQSRLKFEEADLPLLKQREVKKVGLLVISGNRGLCGTYNSSIIKRAETRAKELEAEGVQCTYLLVGRKAIQYFQRRDVDIRATVENPEKNPTIDRVRDSAENLLALFLSGELDRIELIYTKFVSLIASRPVIQTLLPLDPQGLEPTDDEIFRLTTKNGQFEVTREKVKNNLADLPRDMIFEQDPAQILDALLPLFLTNQLLRAWQESIASELAARMTAMSNASDNAGELIKTLTLSYNKARQASITQELLEVVGGAEALKG from the coding sequence ATGTCAAATTTAAAAGCGATCCGCGATCGGATTGATTCGGTTAAAAATACCAAGAAAATTACAGAAGCGATGCGTCTGGTGGCTTCTGCAAAAGTGCGTCGCGCCCAGGAACAAGTTTTAGCGTCTCGCCCCTTTGCTGATCGGTTAGCCGGAATTCTTTATGGGTTACAATCCCGTTTAAAATTTGAAGAAGCAGATTTGCCTCTCCTCAAACAACGGGAAGTTAAAAAAGTTGGATTACTGGTGATTTCCGGTAATCGCGGCTTGTGTGGAACCTATAATAGTAGCATTATCAAACGGGCTGAAACTCGTGCAAAAGAGTTGGAAGCCGAAGGTGTGCAATGCACTTATTTGTTAGTGGGACGCAAAGCGATTCAATATTTCCAAAGACGGGATGTTGATATCCGCGCAACGGTGGAAAACCCTGAAAAAAATCCCACTATAGACCGAGTACGGGATTCGGCGGAAAATCTTTTGGCTTTATTTTTATCCGGGGAATTGGATCGGATTGAGTTAATTTATACGAAATTTGTTTCGTTAATTGCTTCTCGTCCAGTGATTCAAACTCTGTTACCGCTTGATCCTCAAGGATTAGAGCCAACAGATGATGAAATCTTCCGTTTGACCACAAAAAATGGTCAATTTGAAGTCACACGGGAGAAAGTCAAAAATAATCTCGCGGATTTACCGAGAGATATGATTTTTGAACAAGATCCTGCCCAAATTTTGGATGCGTTATTACCTTTGTTTTTAACAAACCAATTGTTACGCGCTTGGCAAGAATCTATTGCTAGTGAGTTAGCCGCGCGGATGACCGCCATGAGTAACGCCAGTGACAACGCTGGAGAGTTAATTAAAACCCTAACGTTATCCTATAACAAAGCTCGTCAAGCCTCCATTACCCAGGAATTGCTGGAAGTGGTCGGTGGTGCAGAAGCTTTAAAGGGTTAA